A single region of the Pristis pectinata isolate sPriPec2 chromosome 25, sPriPec2.1.pri, whole genome shotgun sequence genome encodes:
- the grnb gene encoding granulin b: MIQTFLILSLVAGLTSSLTCPDGHTCSDDNTCCKGQSGKYSCCPLPKAVCCSDMLHCCPENTTCDTAHSRCIGLTTVPWVEKIPAIQTGTTLWEEAKSIPLVQAGTANAVTENVCLDNTECPPEYTCMPTSKGVYGCCPLTAATICKDWEHCCPKGYECDLVKDKCKKTGVEEELPLVSGVGNLRTAESELCGNMSCSEGYTCCTSKEFGWGCVPAVCCGNHCCPKGFQCDKARKTCLKPIDENVKAIICPDKTSECPSGSTCCLLADERWGCCPLEKAVCCEDHLHCCPSNTRCDLKQSRCLSEYGVMAMWKKFPAHRRFAVKNTEVHKVQCNETAFCPGNYTCCKLASGEFGCCPLANAVCCSDHVHCCPEGYSCTDTGSCYKKDVSIPWTTKTVVEDTVTDVKCDDTVSCPNDHTCCKNPMGQWGCCPMPMGVCCDDNVHCCPNGYTCDVQAQLCHKGSISIPLLTKMPSIVKGEALDVQCDETVKCQSGSTCCKIASGSWACCPLQQAVCCKDHEHCCPNGYTCNLTAKTCEKQSVSVLWSAKQSPPSNVKCDDMVQCASSATCCQVASGRWACCPYKEATCCEDKKHCCPNGYTCNKGAKACTLKPLFRWDQFFLKHKRVFNIL; this comes from the exons GCAGTTTGCTGTTCTGATATGTTGCACTGCTGTCCTGAAAATACCACTTGTGATACAGCCCATTCACGTTGCATTGGTTTGACTACCGTACCCTGGGTGGAGAAAATCCCAGCGATCCAAACCGGGACTACCCTG TGGGAAGAAGCAAAATCCATCCCCTTGGTGCAAGCAGGAACAGCGAATGCAGTGACTGAAAATGTGTGTCTGGATAACACTGAATGCCCGCCTGAGTACACTTGTATGCCGACTTCTAAAGGAGTCTATGGTTGCTGCCCACTTACTGCT GCAACTATTTGCAAGGATTGGGAGCATTGCTGTCCAAAGGGATACGAGTGTGACCTAGTCAAGGATAAATGCAAAAAGACTGGAGTTGAAGAAGAGTTGCCATTGGTTTCTGGAGTAGGAAACTTGCGTACAGCTGAAAGTGAGCTTTGTGGGAACATGTCCTGCTCTGAGGGATATACCTGTTGTACCTCTAAGGAGTTTGGCTGGGGATGTGTCCCA GCTGTATGCTGTGGTAATCACTGCTGTCCAAAAGGTTTCCAATGTGATAAGGCACGAAAAACCTGCCTCAAACCCATTG ATGAAAATGTAAAGGCAATTATCTGTCCTGATAAAACATCCGAGTGTCCAAGTGGCTCCACGTGTTGCTTACTTGCGGATGAAAGATGGGGATGCTGCCCTTTGGAAAAG GCTGTATGTTGTGAGGACCACCTGCATTGCTGTCCTTCAAATACCAGATGTGACCTGAAGCAGTCCAGGTGTTTGTCTGAGTATGGAGTGATGGCAATGTGGAAAAAATTTCCAGCCCACAGACGATTTGCCGTGAAGAACACTGaag ttcataaagtgcagtgcaacgaGACTGCATTCTGCCCTGGTAATTACACCTGCTGCAAGCTTGCCTCGGGAGAGTTTGGATGTTGTCCTCTTGCAAAT GCAGTTTGCTGTAGTGATCATGTACACTGTTGTCCAGAAGGCTACTCTTGTACTGATACTGGAAGTTGTTACAAGAAGGACGTTTCTATCCCTTGGACGACCAAAACCGTTGTGGAAGACACTGTGACTGATGTCAAGTGTGATGATACTGTGAGCTGTCCTAATGATCATACCTGCTGCAAGAATCCTATGGGGCAATGGGGATGCTGCCCTATGCCAATG GGAGTTTGCTGTGACGATAACGTTCATTGCTGCCCCAATGGTTACACATGTGATGTTCAAGCACAGCTCTGTCACAAAGGCAGTATTTCTATTCCTCTATTAACAAAGATGCCAAGTATTGTGAAAGGTGAAGCTTTAGATGTCCAGTGTGATGAAACTGTAAAGTGTCAATCAGGCTCCACTTGCTGCAAGATAGCCTCGGGATCATGGGCCTGCTGTCCCCTTCAACAG GCGGTATGCTGCAAGGATCATGAGCACTGCTGTCCAAATGGCTATACCTGTAATTTGACAGCCAAGACCTGTGAAAAGCAAAGCGTCTCTGTACTCTGGAGTGCCAAACAGTCGCCACCCTCCAACGTAAAATGTGATGACATGGTCCAGTGTGCATCTTCAGCCACTTGCTGTCAGGTTGCCTCTGGCAGATGGGCTTGCTGTCCATACAAAGAA GCTACTTGCTGTGAAGATAAGAAACACTGCTGCCCAAATGGTTACACGTGCAATAAGGGGGCTAAAGCGTGCACTCTGAAGCCTCTGTTCCGCTGGGACCAATTTTTCTTGAAGCACAAAAGGGTTTTCAACATTCTGTAA